One region of Trichosurus vulpecula isolate mTriVul1 chromosome 1, mTriVul1.pri, whole genome shotgun sequence genomic DNA includes:
- the LOC118845768 gene encoding zinc finger protein 420-like, which produces METQSLPSVASQSNGGGQDAHRHVQSQPGLRSVSRELCPLQSLEEEKEEEEEEEEMAGLLLTRPHQGAVTFWDVAVDFTPEEWGQLAPFQKELYREVMLENYRNLVCLGLAVSKPDVIGQLEQGDAPWMAGGDIPKSSCAEFEILPETKESALKFVIPIEGSSKKKLSRDWPWVSRLEEDSESGTSLERQQIENSKERHSRIQAEETPPKCNKCGKVVFESKQLTQPQTLPTGTKPCKYKECGKVFNQGTGFSEHRMIHPGEKLCECNEHGQAFPQDTRFPQHQKIRTREKLYEYNEHGKAFHKQTQFTVHQRIHTTEKSYKCNECGEAFSQSSQLNPHHRIHSGKKSYECTECGKAFRYSSYLTEHQSIHTREKSYKCKECGKVFQCSTDLILHQKIHIGKKPYECSECGKTFRKRTQFTVHQRIHTGEKPYKCNECGKAFSQSSQLNLHQRIHSGEKPYECNECGKAFCQSSQLSVHQRIHTGEKPYKCSECGKAFRQSEQLTLHHRIHSGEKPYECNECGKTFRSSSQLTVHQKVHTGEKPYECKECGKAFRCSSYLTVHQRIHTGEKPYKCNECGKAFRQREQLTLHHRIHSGEKPYECIECGKAFRYSSYLTVHQRIHTGEKPYECKECGKAFHCSTDLTVHQKIHTGEKPYECNECGKAFRTHTQFTVHQKIHTGEKPYECKDCGKAFRQSIELTVHQRTHTGEKPYECNECGKAFCQSIQLSQHQKIHTGEKPYECNDCGKTFCQRTGLTEHQKIHTGEKPYECNECKKAFRNSIQLTQHLRIHTGEKPYECNECGKAFCQSSQLSVHQRIHSGEKPYKCNECGKAFRHSAHLTLHQRIHSGEKPYGCPECGKAFRSSSHLTLHQKIHTGEKPYECKECGKAFRCSSYLTVHQRIHTGEKPYKCNECGKAFCQSTQLTRHQRIHI; this is translated from the exons ATGGagacccagtccctgccctctgtgGCTTCCCAGTCCAATGGGGGGGGACAAGATGCCCACAGACATGTACAAAGCCAGCCTGGACTGAG ATCGGTCTCCAGAGAGCTCTGCCCTCTCCAGTcactggaagaagagaaggaggaggaggaggaggaagaagagatggcTGGGCTGCTCCTGACAAGACCCCACCAG GGCGCTGTGACCTTCTGGGACGTGGCCGTGGACTTCACCCCGGAGGAGTGGGGGCAGCTGGCCCCTTTTCAGAAGGAGCTCTATCGGgaggtgatgctggagaactaccGGAACCTGGTGTGCCTGG GACTTGCAGTTTCCAAACCAGATGTGATTGGCCAGCTAGAGCAAGGAGATGCGCCTTGGATGGCCGGAGGAGATATCCCAAAGAGCAGCTGTGCAG AATTTGAGATACTGCCTGAAACCAAAGAATCAGCTCTGAAGTTTGTCATTCCTATAGAAGGATCATCTAAGAAAAAACTGTCCAGGGATTGGCCCTGGGTTTCCAGATTGGAAGAAGATTCAGAAAGTGGTACCAGTTTGGAGAGGCAGCAGATAGAGAACAGTAAAGAAAGACATTCTAG AATTCAAGCTGAAGAGACACCTCCAAAATGTAATAAATGTGGGAAGGTCGTTTTTGAGAGCAAACAACTTACTCAGCCTCAAACACTCCCTACTGGAACAAAACCTTGTAAATATAAGGAATgtggaaaggtctttaatcaggGAACAGGATTTAGTGAGCATCGCATGATTCACCCTGGAGAGAAACTTTGTGAATGTAATGAACATGGCCAAGCCTTCCCCCAGGATACAAGATTTCCTCAACATCAGAAAATTCGTACCAGAGAGAAACTTTATGAATATAATGAACATGGAAAGGCCTTCCACAAGCAAACACAAtttactgtacatcagagaattcataccaCAGAGAAATCTtataaatgcaatgaatgtggagAGGCTTTTAGCCAGAGCTCACAACTAAATCCACATCACAGAATTCATAGTGGCAAGAAATCATATGAGTGTACCGAATGTGGCAAAGCCTTCCGTTACAGTTCCTACCTTACAGAACATCAGAGCATTCATACCAGAGAGAAATCTTATaaatgtaaggaatgtgggaaggTCTTCCAGTGTAGCACAGACCTAATTCTTCATCAGAAAATTCACATtggaaagaaaccttatgaatgtagtgaatgtgggaagaccttccGTAAGCGAACACAAtttactgtacatcagagaattcacactggagagaaaccttataaatgcaatgaatgtggaaaagcttttagcCAGAGCTCACAACTCAAtctacatcaaagaattcatagtggagagaaaccttatgaatgtaatgaatgtgggaaggccttctgcCAGAGCTCACAACTTTcagtacatcagagaattcatactggggagaaaccttacaaatgtagtgaatgtgggaaggcctttcgGCAAAGTGAACAGCTTACActacatcacagaattcatagtggagagaaaccttatgagtgtaatgaatgtggaaagacctTCCGAAGTAGTTCACAACTTACTGTACATCAGAaggttcatactggagagaaaccttatgaatgtaaggaatgtgggaaggccttccgcTGTAGCTCATACCTTAcagtgcatcagagaattcacactggagagaaaccttataaatgtaatgaatgtggaaaggcctttcgTCAGAGGGAACAACTTACCctacatcacagaattcataGTGGTGAGAAACCATATGAGTGTATTGAATGTGGCAAGGCCTTCCGTTATAGCTCCTACCTTAcagtacatcagagaattcatactggagagaaaccatatgaatgcaaggaatgtgggaaggccttccatTGTAGCACAGACCTTACTGTGCATCAGAAgattcatactggtgagaaaccttatgaatgtaatgaatgtgggaaggccttccgcACACATACTCAGTTTACTGtccatcagaaaattcatactggagaaaaaccttatgaatgtaaggaCTGTGGGAAGGCCTTTAGACAGAGCATAGAACTTACTGTACATCAAAGAActcatactggggagaaaccttatgaatgtaatgaatgtgggaaggccttctgcCAGAGTATACAACTTTCTCAACATcaaaaaattcatactggagagaaaccttatgaatgtaatgactgTGGGAAGACCTTCTGCCAAAGAACTGGACTTACTGAACATCAGAAgattcacactggagaaaaaccttatgaatgtaatgagtgCAAGAAGGCCTTTCGAAATAGTATACAACTTACTCAGCACctgagaattcacactggagagaaaccctatgaatgtaatgaatgtgggaaggccttctgtCAAAGCTCACAACTgtctgtacatcagagaattcatagtggagagaaaccttataaatgtaatgaatgcgGGAAGGCCTTCCGTCATAGTGCACACCTTActctacatcagagaattcacagtggagagaaaccttatggtTGTcctgaatgtgggaaggcctttcgAAGTAGCTCACATCTCACTCtgcatcagaaaattcatactggagagaagccttacgaatgtaaggaatgtgggaaggccttccgcTGTAGCTCATAtcttactgtacatcagagaattcataccggagagaaaccttataaatgcaatgaatgtgggaaggcattCTGCCAGAGCACACAACTTActcgacatcagagaattcatatttGA